A single bacterium DNA region contains:
- a CDS encoding sugar ABC transporter permease — MVRPGARWGRGNLAGYLYLAPAGALLLAFHVYPLFYGAYVSLFRWGLTKEAFVGPSNYWGVLRDTDFWRSLLVTVYYVVGVVPVEIVLGFLIASLLARKIHGRAAYRLVYFLPYITSMVAMGLVWSWIFNANFGLFNSLLRLLHLPPQRWLLEPRSILALLLPAGAFSATAGPSLALICVAIVTIWYYTGFHVVVYLAGLTAIPAEVHEAARLDGAEGWRQMRWITLPLISPTTFFLAVIATIGAFQSFAIVYTLTGGGVSGAEAGGPLGTTRVATLFIFTTFYNEFRVGYATAAAFVVFVILLALTGLQMRIGERRVHYLG; from the coding sequence ATGGTGCGGCCCGGCGCGCGCTGGGGTCGGGGGAACCTGGCCGGCTACCTCTACCTCGCCCCTGCAGGGGCGCTGCTGCTGGCGTTTCACGTCTACCCGCTCTTCTACGGCGCGTACGTGTCCCTGTTCCGATGGGGCTTGACCAAGGAGGCGTTTGTCGGACCGTCCAACTACTGGGGCGTCCTGCGCGACACCGATTTCTGGCGCTCGCTCCTCGTGACCGTCTATTACGTCGTCGGGGTCGTGCCGGTCGAGATCGTCCTGGGCTTTTTGATCGCTTCTCTCCTTGCTCGGAAGATCCACGGCCGCGCCGCCTACCGTCTGGTCTACTTCCTGCCCTACATCACCTCGATGGTCGCGATGGGCCTCGTCTGGTCGTGGATCTTCAATGCCAACTTCGGGCTGTTCAACTCCCTGCTGCGCCTTCTGCACCTCCCGCCCCAGCGGTGGCTGCTCGAGCCGCGCTCCATTCTCGCGCTCCTCCTCCCCGCCGGGGCGTTCTCTGCGACCGCGGGCCCGTCGCTGGCGCTGATCTGCGTCGCCATCGTCACCATCTGGTACTATACGGGTTTCCACGTCGTGGTCTACTTGGCGGGGCTGACGGCGATCCCCGCCGAGGTCCACGAGGCCGCGCGCCTGGACGGGGCTGAGGGGTGGCGCCAGATGCGCTGGATCACGCTCCCGCTCATCTCCCCGACGACGTTCTTCCTGGCGGTGATCGCGACGATCGGGGCGTTTCAATCGTTTGCCATCGTGTACACGCTGACGGGGGGTGGCGTCAGCGGTGCGGAGGCGGGCGGCCCCCTGGGGACGACCCGGGTGGCGACCCTCTTCATCTTCACGACGTTCTACAACGAGTTCCGCGTCGGCTACGCGACGGCGGCGGCATTCGTCGTGTTCGTCATCCTGCTCGCGCTGACGGGCCTGCAGATGCGGATCGGCGAGCGCCGGGTCCACTATCTAGGATAG
- a CDS encoding ABC transporter substrate-binding protein, with the protein MNVRKRARMGRRQFLRQGLGAAGGMALGGWLAPRGSRGAAVAAEGAVPVTFWHANSGPLGTILSNLARQFNASHPKYQIQPEFVGNYSALNQKVMSSVAAGAQPDAAQVGAYGAVAEYLKAGIIVPVQRYIDGTDGLSRSSLADIFPGFLEDNTYRVEHKATLVSWPFNKSVMVFYYNGTMLKSLGLDVPKTWDDVVAASGKATKAGKVVAGMGWTPATDWFAALLYQNGGRLLSLDYTQALFHSDAGVRALTFLQDLYDKKIMYLTKQFDWQNDLVAQKICFAVSTIVSQQYIQQDLKNAWDLGVAPLPTGKNKATILFGSNGVIFAKARPETQAGAWTFFKWWAEPEQTALWSVQSHYLPLRKSALGTAPMRDLFAKDPRQRVALESLDYAHPMPDNVAGWVRIDPLLQDAITKAVTGLQAPKDALKEAATRANAILRG; encoded by the coding sequence ATGAACGTTCGCAAGCGCGCGCGGATGGGACGCCGGCAGTTCCTGCGCCAAGGCCTCGGGGCCGCCGGAGGGATGGCGCTCGGCGGGTGGCTCGCGCCACGGGGAAGCCGAGGGGCCGCGGTGGCGGCTGAGGGTGCGGTGCCGGTGACGTTCTGGCATGCGAACTCGGGCCCGCTCGGGACCATCCTTTCCAATCTGGCCAGGCAGTTCAATGCTTCGCATCCGAAGTACCAGATCCAGCCGGAATTCGTCGGGAACTACTCGGCCCTCAATCAGAAGGTCATGAGTTCTGTCGCGGCGGGCGCGCAGCCGGACGCGGCGCAGGTCGGGGCGTACGGAGCGGTGGCCGAGTACCTGAAGGCGGGCATCATCGTCCCCGTTCAGAGGTACATCGACGGCACCGATGGCCTGTCCAGGTCAAGTCTGGCCGACATTTTTCCGGGATTCCTCGAAGACAACACCTATCGGGTCGAGCACAAAGCAACGCTCGTCTCCTGGCCGTTCAACAAGTCCGTCATGGTCTTCTATTACAACGGCACGATGCTCAAGTCGCTGGGGCTCGACGTGCCCAAGACCTGGGACGACGTCGTCGCGGCGTCCGGGAAGGCCACCAAAGCCGGCAAAGTCGTGGCAGGCATGGGGTGGACGCCGGCGACCGACTGGTTCGCCGCCCTCCTGTACCAAAACGGCGGGCGGCTCTTGAGCCTGGACTACACGCAGGCCCTCTTTCACTCGGACGCAGGCGTCCGGGCGCTGACGTTCCTGCAGGACCTGTACGACAAGAAGATCATGTACCTCACCAAGCAGTTCGACTGGCAGAACGATCTGGTGGCTCAGAAAATCTGCTTTGCGGTGTCCACGATCGTCTCGCAGCAGTACATCCAACAGGACCTCAAGAACGCCTGGGACCTCGGGGTCGCCCCCCTGCCCACCGGGAAGAACAAGGCCACGATCCTGTTCGGGAGCAACGGGGTCATCTTCGCCAAAGCGCGGCCGGAGACGCAGGCCGGGGCGTGGACCTTCTTCAAATGGTGGGCTGAGCCCGAGCAGACCGCCCTGTGGTCGGTGCAGTCCCACTACCTCCCGCTGCGGAAGTCTGCCCTGGGGACCGCGCCGATGCGGGATCTGTTTGCCAAGGATCCCCGGCAACGCGTTGCGCTGGAGTCGCTGGACTACGCACACCCCATGCCCGACAACGTCGCGGGCTGGGTGCGCATCGACCCACTCCTTCAGGACGCCATCACGAAGGCGGTCACTGGGCTCCAGGCGCCCAAAGACGCGCTCAAGGAAGCCGCCACGAGAGCGAACGCGATCCTCCGCGGCTGA
- a CDS encoding fumarylacetoacetate hydrolase family protein, translating to MKLLSFRVDNRESYGLLAGNGVIDLGRRLGSSLPDLRALLAAEALDRAVEIASRASADYGADQLRLLKPIPTPGTFICVGVNYRDRNEEYKDGSDLPRYPSLFFRTPGSLVAHGEPLVRPPESEQLDYEGEIALIIGRAGRRIPEARAMEFVAGYSCVNEGTIRDWLRHGKFNVTPGKNFERSGAFGPWLVTSDEVGESVLSVTTRVNGERRQHDTTDRLMFSFPRLINYISTFCELHAGDVIATGTPTGAGARFDPPRYLRPGDVVEVEVPRVGVLRNEVIAESLS from the coding sequence ATGAAGCTCCTCAGTTTCCGCGTCGACAACCGGGAGTCCTATGGGCTCCTCGCGGGGAACGGCGTGATCGATCTCGGCCGCCGGCTCGGATCCTCACTGCCTGATCTGCGCGCGCTGCTCGCCGCGGAGGCGCTGGACCGTGCCGTGGAGATCGCATCCCGCGCCTCGGCCGACTACGGCGCCGACCAGCTCCGCCTCCTCAAACCGATCCCCACCCCCGGCACCTTCATCTGCGTCGGGGTCAACTATCGCGACCGCAACGAAGAGTACAAAGACGGATCAGACCTCCCTCGGTACCCGAGCCTGTTTTTCCGCACCCCCGGCTCGCTGGTCGCGCACGGCGAGCCGCTCGTGCGCCCTCCCGAATCCGAGCAGCTCGACTACGAGGGCGAGATCGCCCTGATCATCGGCCGTGCCGGCCGGCGGATTCCCGAAGCGCGGGCGATGGAGTTCGTCGCCGGCTACTCGTGCGTAAACGAAGGAACGATTCGCGACTGGCTGCGTCACGGCAAGTTCAACGTCACGCCGGGGAAGAACTTCGAACGGTCGGGGGCATTCGGCCCGTGGTTGGTCACCTCCGACGAGGTCGGCGAGTCTGTCCTCAGCGTCACCACGCGGGTGAACGGGGAGCGTCGCCAGCACGACACGACGGATCGTCTGATGTTTTCGTTCCCCAGGCTCATCAATTATATTTCGACTTTTTGCGAGCTGCACGCGGGCGATGTCATCGCCACGGGCACGCCGACGGGCGCCGGCGCGCGGTTCGACCCGCCCAGATACCTCCGCCCCGGAGACGTAGTCGAGGTCGAGGTGCCCCGCGTCGGAGTACTGCGCAACGAAGTCATCGCGGAATCGCTCAGCTGA
- a CDS encoding 5-carboxymethyl-2-hydroxymuconate delta-isomerase (catalyzes the formation of 5-oxo-pent-3-ene-1,2,5-tricarboxylic acid from 5-carboxymethyl-2-hydroxy-muconic acid), whose amino-acid sequence MPHLIVECSENVARAVALDDLVRALHETAIATGVFPLGGIRTRVHVSRHYRIADGDPRHAFVHVQMRIARGRDLATRKRAGEQVFAALRDGLAALQETHTIALSLEIEEINPDTSLRFNTIHEHLQRQTTRGE is encoded by the coding sequence GTGCCGCACCTGATCGTCGAATGCTCTGAGAACGTCGCTCGGGCGGTCGCGCTCGATGACCTCGTTCGCGCGCTGCACGAGACCGCGATCGCCACCGGTGTCTTCCCGCTCGGCGGCATCCGGACCCGCGTTCACGTCTCCCGTCATTACCGGATCGCCGACGGCGACCCCCGGCACGCCTTCGTCCACGTTCAGATGCGGATCGCGCGCGGCCGCGATTTGGCGACGCGCAAACGTGCCGGCGAGCAGGTCTTTGCGGCCCTGCGCGATGGGCTCGCGGCGCTCCAGGAGACCCACACCATCGCGCTCTCGCTGGAAATCGAGGAGATCAATCCCGACACATCCCTGCGGTTCAACACCATCCACGAACATCTGCAGCGGCAGACGACGCGAGGAGAGTGA
- a CDS encoding IclR family transcriptional regulator, whose product MPVPPTLHRGAAAVPAVERAARMLLALGDGQAEATLTELARHLRIHKSTAHNILATLARHRFVSRDPRTKRYRLGPGLVAIAGSAADRPDLAALARPYLDRLRRLSGETVTLHVRDGAGSVILASGESSHQLKVTAPPGYRLPLFAGAVAKVLLAFAVEDPRLPARLPVYTPRTIGVPAQYLEELARVRRAGLAYDEMEYLPGVRAVSAPVFCGREATGAAAAALSIVGVAVRVSPADLRRLAGPLQSAARALSAMLRPPLDFRPGSRGRDTGRSNHLVSVMRRRRPA is encoded by the coding sequence ATGCCCGTGCCCCCCACGCTCCACCGAGGCGCCGCTGCGGTCCCCGCCGTCGAACGGGCGGCGAGAATGCTCCTGGCGTTGGGCGACGGCCAAGCCGAGGCCACGCTGACCGAGCTGGCCCGACACCTCCGGATCCACAAGAGCACCGCGCACAACATCTTGGCGACGCTCGCCCGGCACCGCTTCGTCAGCCGCGATCCCCGCACCAAGCGGTACCGGCTCGGCCCTGGGCTCGTTGCCATCGCGGGGTCGGCGGCGGACCGGCCGGATCTCGCCGCGCTCGCGCGCCCCTACCTGGACCGGCTGCGACGCCTCTCCGGTGAGACCGTGACGCTGCACGTGCGCGACGGGGCCGGAAGTGTCATCCTCGCCAGCGGGGAGTCGTCACATCAACTCAAGGTCACGGCGCCGCCGGGCTACCGCCTGCCCCTCTTCGCCGGAGCCGTCGCCAAGGTGCTGCTGGCGTTTGCGGTCGAAGACCCGCGTCTACCCGCCCGGTTGCCCGTGTACACGCCGCGCACGATCGGCGTCCCGGCCCAGTATCTCGAGGAGCTGGCACGCGTCCGGCGCGCCGGGTTGGCGTACGATGAGATGGAATATTTGCCCGGCGTCCGCGCCGTGTCCGCGCCGGTGTTCTGTGGCAGGGAGGCCACGGGAGCAGCGGCGGCCGCGCTCTCGATCGTCGGCGTCGCGGTGCGCGTCTCTCCGGCGGACCTGCGCCGGCTGGCGGGCCCGCTCCAGAGTGCCGCCCGCGCGCTCTCCGCGATGCTGCGGCCACCGCTCGATTTCAGGCCGGGGTCCCGGGGCCGGGATACCGGCCGCAGCAACCATCTCGTCTCAGTGATGAGAAGGAGGCGGCCCGCATGA
- a CDS encoding (2Fe-2S)-binding protein, translating into MKATLALRVNGEDRDVVVPVHKTLLEVLREDLGLTGTKHGCELGECGTCTVLVDGTPVLSCLTLPVELQGRAITTVEGLAQCGRLHPLQEAFTELGAAQCGYCTPGILVAAKALLDRDPAPTRTDVAEWLAGNLCRCTGYLKILEAVDLAAARMRGDAAAAGARAAGRAGGPAEARR; encoded by the coding sequence ATGAAGGCGACCCTGGCCCTTCGCGTCAACGGTGAGGACCGCGATGTGGTCGTGCCGGTCCACAAGACGCTGCTCGAGGTGCTCCGCGAGGACCTCGGGCTCACGGGGACCAAGCACGGGTGCGAGTTGGGCGAGTGCGGGACCTGCACGGTGCTGGTGGACGGGACGCCGGTGCTCAGCTGTCTCACCCTCCCCGTGGAACTCCAGGGACGGGCGATCACGACCGTGGAGGGGCTCGCGCAGTGCGGGCGGCTCCACCCGCTGCAGGAGGCATTCACCGAGTTGGGGGCGGCCCAGTGCGGTTACTGCACCCCCGGGATTCTGGTCGCGGCCAAAGCGCTGCTCGACAGAGATCCCGCGCCGACGCGAACGGACGTGGCCGAGTGGCTCGCCGGGAACCTCTGCCGGTGCACCGGCTACCTCAAGATCCTCGAGGCCGTGGACCTCGCGGCTGCGCGAATGCGTGGAGACGCGGCAGCGGCGGGCGCGCGCGCCGCCGGCCGGGCCGGCGGGCCGGCAGAGGCGCGTCGATGA
- a CDS encoding molybdopterin cofactor-binding domain-containing protein: protein MSSAGDLRIIGRPWSKVDGPAKTTGETRYADDLFLPRMLHGKLLRGHLPHARITRVDASHARTLPGVHAVITGGDLPVKFGIMPSSQDEEALCVDKVRYVGDPIAAVAAVDEETAERACEAIEVEYEPLRAVMSIEDALTEADVRVQDYGDGPVPNVHKNISLEFGDLTRGFAEADHIREDTFFFQGNTHLPMEQHSAVAQYEANGRLTLWTSSQTPHYVHRALAKVLGLPMSRIRVIATPVGGGFGGKSDPFSHEICAAKLAMVAGRPVKITLTREEVFYAHRGRHPVLMWIRTGVKRDGRITACHFKTFLDGGGYGSYGIASTYYTGALQTVTYAIPAYKFEGTRVWTNKPPCGPKRGHGTPQPRFGIEIQMDKLAEDLGLDPVTIRLVNATQPYTKTVNHLRITSNGLRECIERVVAASGFHEKHRRLPPGRGVGLAVSTYLSGAGLPIYWNDMPHSEVQIRVDRGGGVMVYSGAIDIGQGSDSVLTGVVAEVLGLDPHEISLVTADTDLTPIDLGSYSSRVTFMAGNAALQASQKMRDLLVAAVSEHLEVEPDDLRVGDHRIQDGGDPARGVAFPEAAALAEAMFGTLTTVGSYRPPKLGGPFKGSGVGPSPAYSFSAAAVEVRVDEGTGDVAVERVWIAHDIGRAINETLVVGQIEGSVYMALGEALMEEQIFRKGLHKIPSMLEYKNPTFLEMPPVETILINTDDPEGPFGAKEAGQGPLLPVIPAVANAVYDAVGVRIDEIPISPDKVLAALERRRKGGEGRVGPKGVPPFRFRDPIKVEPPSGWEAPWRPPVPIAGGAGRFAGPLRTGTDITDARLPVDRERPPEEP from the coding sequence ATGAGTAGTGCCGGGGACCTCAGGATCATCGGCCGGCCCTGGTCCAAGGTCGACGGCCCGGCCAAGACGACCGGTGAGACGCGGTACGCGGATGACCTGTTTCTCCCGAGGATGCTCCACGGGAAGCTGCTTCGCGGTCACCTCCCACACGCGCGGATCACGCGCGTGGATGCTTCACACGCCCGCACGCTCCCCGGCGTGCACGCCGTCATCACGGGGGGAGACCTCCCGGTGAAGTTTGGGATCATGCCGAGCAGCCAAGACGAGGAAGCCCTGTGCGTCGATAAGGTGCGGTACGTGGGGGACCCGATCGCCGCCGTTGCGGCGGTCGACGAGGAGACCGCCGAGCGCGCCTGCGAGGCGATCGAGGTCGAGTACGAGCCTCTCCGCGCGGTCATGTCCATCGAGGATGCGCTCACCGAGGCCGACGTGCGGGTCCAGGACTACGGCGACGGCCCGGTCCCGAACGTGCACAAGAACATCTCGCTGGAGTTTGGGGACCTGACCCGCGGCTTCGCGGAAGCGGACCACATCCGCGAGGACACGTTCTTCTTCCAGGGCAACACCCATCTGCCGATGGAACAGCACAGCGCGGTGGCCCAGTACGAGGCCAACGGGCGGCTCACGCTCTGGACCTCGTCGCAGACTCCCCACTACGTGCATCGGGCGCTGGCCAAGGTCCTCGGGTTGCCGATGAGCCGGATCCGAGTGATCGCGACCCCGGTGGGGGGAGGCTTTGGCGGGAAGAGCGATCCGTTCAGCCACGAGATCTGCGCGGCCAAACTCGCGATGGTCGCCGGCCGGCCCGTCAAAATCACGCTCACCCGCGAGGAGGTGTTCTACGCCCACCGCGGGCGCCATCCCGTGCTGATGTGGATCCGCACCGGGGTCAAGCGGGATGGGCGGATCACCGCGTGCCACTTCAAGACATTCCTCGATGGCGGGGGGTACGGCTCCTACGGCATCGCGAGCACGTATTACACCGGGGCCCTCCAGACCGTGACGTACGCGATCCCGGCGTACAAGTTCGAGGGGACGCGGGTGTGGACCAACAAGCCGCCCTGCGGCCCGAAGCGCGGACATGGGACTCCCCAACCCCGGTTCGGGATCGAGATTCAGATGGACAAGCTTGCGGAGGACCTCGGGCTTGACCCGGTGACGATCCGGCTCGTCAACGCCACCCAGCCGTACACGAAAACCGTGAACCACCTCCGGATCACGAGCAACGGTCTTCGGGAGTGCATCGAGCGCGTCGTGGCCGCGAGCGGCTTCCACGAGAAGCACCGGCGCCTGCCGCCCGGCCGCGGCGTCGGGCTCGCGGTCAGCACGTACCTAAGCGGCGCGGGGCTCCCGATCTACTGGAACGACATGCCCCACAGCGAAGTGCAGATCCGGGTCGACCGCGGGGGCGGCGTGATGGTGTACAGCGGCGCGATCGACATCGGCCAGGGGAGCGACTCGGTGTTAACCGGCGTGGTCGCCGAGGTCTTGGGACTCGATCCACACGAGATCAGCCTGGTCACCGCGGATACGGATCTCACCCCGATCGATCTCGGCTCGTACAGCAGCCGGGTGACGTTCATGGCGGGGAATGCCGCCCTGCAGGCGTCCCAGAAGATGCGCGATCTCCTCGTCGCGGCGGTCTCTGAGCACCTCGAGGTCGAGCCCGACGACCTCCGGGTCGGCGATCACCGCATCCAGGACGGGGGCGATCCCGCGCGGGGCGTGGCGTTCCCTGAGGCGGCGGCGCTGGCCGAGGCGATGTTCGGCACCTTGACCACCGTCGGGTCCTACCGGCCGCCGAAGCTTGGCGGGCCGTTCAAGGGATCCGGTGTCGGTCCGTCGCCGGCGTACTCGTTCTCCGCCGCGGCGGTCGAGGTGCGGGTGGACGAGGGAACCGGGGACGTCGCGGTCGAGCGGGTGTGGATCGCCCACGACATCGGGCGGGCGATCAACGAGACGCTGGTCGTCGGCCAGATCGAGGGGAGCGTCTACATGGCCCTCGGCGAGGCGCTCATGGAGGAGCAGATCTTCCGAAAGGGACTGCATAAGATCCCCTCGATGCTCGAATACAAGAATCCGACATTCCTCGAGATGCCGCCCGTGGAGACGATCCTCATCAACACGGACGATCCCGAGGGGCCGTTCGGCGCGAAGGAGGCGGGACAGGGTCCGCTCCTACCCGTGATCCCGGCAGTGGCCAACGCGGTCTACGATGCGGTCGGCGTGCGGATCGACGAGATCCCCATCTCTCCCGACAAGGTGCTGGCGGCTCTCGAGCGAAGGCGGAAGGGGGGGGAGGGTCGCGTTGGCCCGAAAGGCGTTCCGCCGTTCCGCTTCCGTGACCCGATCAAGGTGGAGCCACCTTCGGGATGGGAGGCGCCGTGGCGCCCGCCTGTCCCAATCGCGGGTGGGGCGGGACGGTTCGCCGGGCCCCTCCGCACCGGCACCGACATCACGGACGCGCGGCTCCCTGTGGATCGCGAGCGGCCGCCTGAGGAGCCCTGA
- a CDS encoding xanthine dehydrogenase family protein subunit M, translating into MLRLPSFTYLAPETVADAVRRIGDAGAGGMLVAGGTDLYPNMKRRQFEPKVLVGLRGIPDLRVIAGDRQRGMTIGAGVTLSELAAHPEIRGGYRALALAAGAVSTPPLRNMGTLGGNLCVDTRCNYYNQTFHWRKSIGFCMKKDGDICLVAPGSHRCWAISSTDTAPVAIALGAQVRLVGPGGERLVPAIALYRDDGMEYLTKAPEEILTEMILPPADGWRTTYWKLRRRGSFDFPILGVAAALRSAPDGTVEDARIVLGAVASHPVVAGEAAALLRGQRLTPDLIARVAQVAFQPAKPLDNADLTIGYRKKMARVYVERALRELAGLPFDGAPAGG; encoded by the coding sequence ATGCTCCGGCTGCCGTCGTTTACCTACCTCGCCCCGGAGACGGTGGCGGATGCCGTCCGGCGGATCGGGGATGCGGGTGCCGGCGGGATGCTCGTCGCCGGGGGAACGGACCTCTACCCCAACATGAAGCGGCGCCAATTCGAACCGAAGGTGCTGGTCGGGCTCCGGGGAATTCCCGACCTGCGAGTGATTGCCGGCGACCGGCAAAGAGGCATGACCATTGGCGCGGGGGTGACGCTCTCCGAACTCGCCGCACACCCAGAGATCAGAGGAGGGTACCGGGCCCTCGCCCTCGCGGCCGGAGCGGTCAGCACACCGCCGCTCCGGAACATGGGCACCCTCGGCGGCAACCTCTGCGTCGACACGCGGTGCAACTACTACAATCAGACCTTTCACTGGCGGAAGTCCATTGGATTTTGTATGAAGAAGGACGGCGATATCTGCCTGGTGGCGCCGGGCAGCCATCGGTGTTGGGCGATCTCCTCAACGGATACCGCTCCTGTGGCGATCGCGCTCGGCGCTCAGGTTCGCCTGGTCGGCCCCGGCGGGGAGCGCCTCGTCCCGGCGATCGCATTGTACCGGGACGACGGGATGGAGTACCTGACGAAGGCTCCAGAGGAGATCCTGACGGAGATGATCCTCCCCCCGGCCGACGGGTGGCGGACGACGTACTGGAAGCTGCGGCGGCGGGGCTCGTTTGACTTTCCGATCCTCGGCGTGGCCGCGGCGCTGCGGTCCGCCCCGGATGGAACGGTGGAAGACGCGCGGATCGTGCTCGGGGCCGTCGCGTCCCATCCCGTCGTCGCCGGCGAGGCCGCCGCGCTGCTCAGAGGGCAGCGGCTCACGCCGGACCTGATCGCCCGCGTCGCCCAGGTGGCGTTCCAGCCGGCGAAGCCCCTCGACAATGCGGACCTCACCATCGGCTACCGGAAGAAGATGGCCCGCGTGTATGTGGAGCGCGCATTGCGAGAACTCGCGGGGCTGCCGTTCGACGGCGCGCCGGCCGGCGGCTAG
- a CDS encoding thiamine pyrophosphate-dependent dehydrogenase E1 component subunit alpha, with protein MGATRTTPAAGEILSPHDLLQMLYYMRLQRAVEDRAVKLYYQGRIPGAYFTGWGHEAIAVGATYALGPQDLVAPMHRDLAAYIMRGISVRRVFAQFLDREGGLTRGRDGNIHMGDPRLGIFPFISHMAASVPVAAGMALACRQRGEARVVLTFFGDGATSTGAWHEGVNFAAVFRLPVVLVLENNQYAYSTPLDHQTACRAFVDKAVGYGIAGVAVDGNDVLAVYEAARGAVAHAREGHGPTLIECRTMRVRGHSEADKFSYVPKALLDEWAARDPIALFERRLQSEGHLTPDADRAMQEGIAAEIEEGLAWAEASPEPAPESVTEGVFAEDEGT; from the coding sequence GTGGGCGCGACCCGAACCACACCGGCCGCGGGCGAGATCCTGAGCCCGCACGACCTGTTGCAGATGCTCTACTACATGCGGCTCCAACGGGCGGTGGAGGATCGCGCCGTCAAGCTCTACTATCAGGGACGGATCCCGGGAGCCTACTTTACCGGTTGGGGGCACGAAGCCATCGCCGTCGGCGCGACCTACGCGCTCGGCCCGCAGGATCTCGTCGCGCCGATGCATCGGGACCTCGCCGCGTACATCATGCGCGGCATCTCCGTGCGGCGCGTGTTCGCCCAGTTTCTCGATCGGGAAGGCGGCCTCACGCGCGGCCGGGATGGGAACATCCACATGGGCGACCCCCGGCTCGGGATCTTTCCATTTATTAGCCATATGGCCGCATCGGTGCCCGTCGCGGCAGGGATGGCGCTGGCGTGCCGGCAGCGGGGGGAAGCCAGGGTCGTGCTCACGTTTTTCGGCGACGGCGCGACCAGCACGGGGGCGTGGCACGAGGGCGTCAACTTCGCCGCCGTGTTTCGCCTGCCCGTCGTCCTCGTGCTCGAGAATAATCAGTACGCCTACTCGACGCCGCTGGACCATCAGACCGCCTGCCGGGCGTTCGTGGACAAGGCGGTCGGATACGGGATCGCGGGGGTGGCCGTGGACGGGAACGACGTCCTCGCGGTCTACGAGGCTGCGCGCGGCGCGGTCGCGCACGCCCGGGAGGGCCACGGACCGACCCTCATCGAGTGCCGGACGATGCGCGTGCGGGGACACAGCGAGGCCGACAAGTTCTCGTATGTGCCCAAGGCCCTGCTCGACGAGTGGGCGGCGCGCGATCCGATCGCGCTGTTCGAGCGCCGGCTGCAATCGGAGGGGCACCTCACGCCCGACGCCGATCGCGCGATGCAGGAGGGGATCGCCGCCGAGATCGAGGAAGGGCTGGCCTGGGCGGAGGCCAGTCCCGAGCCGGCTCCGGAGTCGGTGACCGAGGGCGTCTTCGCCGAGGACGAGGGGACATGA